A DNA window from Longimicrobium sp. contains the following coding sequences:
- a CDS encoding Bax inhibitor-1 family protein: MNDFTTPFPAVSGLDAARRQTFISRTYKHLLVAILGFAAVETFFFRAGLAYPMAQAMLGVSWLLVIGGLMVAGWLFSGMAARSESKAGQYAALAGYVVAEAIFFVPLLVIAEYSAPGAIGSAAVATLVGFAGLTLVAMYSGKDFTFLGSALRWMGVSALVLIVCGVIFGFQLGTFFSVAMVVFAGLAILYETSKVMNTYPEDRYVSAALALFASVALLFWYVLRIFISRR; encoded by the coding sequence ATGAACGATTTCACCACGCCGTTTCCAGCGGTATCCGGGCTCGACGCCGCGCGGCGTCAGACCTTCATCTCGCGCACCTACAAGCACCTCCTTGTCGCCATCCTGGGCTTCGCGGCGGTGGAGACGTTCTTCTTCCGCGCCGGCCTCGCCTACCCGATGGCGCAGGCAATGCTCGGGGTGAGCTGGCTGCTGGTGATCGGCGGCCTGATGGTGGCCGGGTGGCTGTTCAGCGGGATGGCCGCGCGCTCGGAGTCGAAGGCGGGCCAGTACGCGGCGCTCGCCGGCTACGTGGTGGCCGAGGCCATCTTCTTCGTCCCGCTCCTGGTGATCGCCGAGTACTCCGCGCCGGGTGCCATCGGCAGCGCGGCCGTGGCGACGCTGGTGGGCTTCGCGGGGCTGACGTTGGTGGCCATGTACAGCGGCAAGGACTTCACCTTCCTGGGCAGCGCGCTGCGCTGGATGGGTGTGTCTGCGCTGGTGCTGATCGTGTGCGGCGTGATCTTTGGCTTCCAGCTCGGCACCTTCTTCTCGGTGGCGATGGTCGTCTTCGCGGGCCTCGCCATTCTGTACGAGACGTCCAAGGTGATGAACACCTACCCGGAAGACCGCTACGTCTCCGCCGCGCTCGCGCTCTTTGCGTCGGTCGCGCTCCTCTTCTGGTACGTGCTGCGCATCTTCATCTCGCGGCGGTAG
- a CDS encoding thiamine pyrophosphate-dependent dehydrogenase E1 component subunit alpha, translating into MASKTKSPPAAAIPHGLTREQLLEMYRLVRLTRSLEEKLENLFRQSKVVGGLFRSLGQEGESVASAFALRRRTDGTGDMLSPLIRNLGSMITVGATPAEVVRQYMAKGDSPARGKELNIHFTDYQRGFIGQISPLGDLVPVMAGVTLTFKQRGEDRVGMVYIGDGATSTGAFHEGINFAAVQRCPLVVIVENNQWAYTTPTRLQTAAKSFVDKAPGYGVAAEKVDGNDMLAVYGAAKRAVDRARAGEGVTLIEVMTYRRKGHAQHDNQSYVDPAEIDRWAATNDPIDRYIVALKENGWATADELRAIDERIDAELDATIAEAETSPLPEPEEALTDVYADGPVRAPWTRHTPADPTQA; encoded by the coding sequence ATGGCAAGCAAGACCAAGTCGCCCCCCGCCGCCGCGATCCCGCACGGGCTCACACGCGAGCAGCTCCTGGAGATGTACCGGCTGGTGCGGCTCACCCGCTCGCTGGAGGAGAAGCTCGAGAACCTCTTCCGGCAGAGCAAGGTGGTGGGGGGGCTCTTCCGCTCGCTGGGGCAGGAGGGCGAGTCGGTGGCATCGGCGTTCGCGCTGCGGCGCCGCACGGACGGTACGGGCGACATGCTCTCGCCGCTGATCCGCAACCTGGGCTCCATGATCACCGTGGGCGCCACGCCGGCCGAGGTGGTGCGGCAGTACATGGCCAAGGGCGACTCGCCGGCGCGCGGCAAGGAGCTGAACATCCACTTCACCGACTACCAGCGCGGCTTCATCGGGCAGATCTCGCCGCTGGGCGACCTGGTGCCGGTGATGGCGGGGGTGACGCTCACCTTCAAGCAGCGCGGCGAGGACCGGGTGGGGATGGTCTACATCGGCGACGGCGCCACCTCCACCGGCGCCTTCCACGAGGGGATCAACTTCGCGGCCGTGCAGCGCTGCCCGCTGGTGGTGATCGTGGAGAACAACCAGTGGGCCTACACCACCCCCACCCGCCTGCAGACCGCCGCCAAGTCGTTCGTCGACAAGGCGCCCGGCTATGGCGTGGCGGCGGAGAAGGTAGACGGCAACGACATGCTGGCCGTCTACGGTGCCGCGAAACGCGCCGTGGACCGCGCGCGCGCCGGCGAGGGGGTCACGCTCATCGAGGTGATGACGTACCGCCGCAAGGGCCACGCGCAGCACGACAACCAGAGCTACGTCGACCCGGCCGAGATCGACCGCTGGGCCGCGACCAACGACCCGATCGACCGCTACATCGTGGCGCTCAAGGAGAACGGCTGGGCGACGGCCGACGAGCTGCGTGCCATCGACGAGCGGATCGACGCGGAGCTGGACGCCACCATCGCCGAAGCCGAGACGTCGCCCCTCCCGGAGCCGGAGGAGGCGCTGACCGACGTGTACGCGGACGGGCCGGTGCGTGCCCCCTGGACGCGCCACACCCCCGCCGACCCCACCCAGGCCTGA
- the lipB gene encoding lipoyl(octanoyl) transferase LipB, whose protein sequence is MQDLTRTLAVSRLGTVSYADALALQAGLVAQRRAGEIPDTLLLLEHPHVITLGSGSHDEHVLVSPQERAERGIELFETGRGGDVTYHGPGQLVGYPILDLKPDRCDLHRYLRDLEEALIGVLAEFGLEGGRKDGLTGVWVEDRKLAAIGVRVSSGWITSHGFALNVSTDLSFFGTIVPCGIRAHGVGSISGELGRPVPMPDVEAAAVRSFERIFGAVAHPG, encoded by the coding sequence ATGCAGGATCTGACGCGTACACTCGCGGTAAGCCGCCTGGGCACTGTCTCGTACGCGGACGCGCTTGCGCTGCAGGCCGGGTTGGTGGCGCAGCGGCGCGCGGGCGAGATCCCCGACACGCTCCTGCTGCTGGAGCACCCGCACGTCATCACGCTCGGCAGCGGTTCGCACGACGAGCACGTGCTGGTCTCGCCGCAGGAGCGGGCGGAGCGGGGGATAGAGCTGTTCGAGACGGGGCGAGGCGGGGACGTGACCTACCACGGCCCCGGCCAGCTCGTCGGCTACCCGATCCTGGACCTGAAGCCGGACCGCTGCGACCTGCACCGCTACCTCCGTGACCTGGAGGAGGCGCTGATCGGCGTCCTCGCCGAGTTCGGGCTGGAGGGCGGGCGCAAGGACGGGTTGACGGGCGTGTGGGTGGAGGACCGCAAGCTGGCCGCGATCGGCGTGCGCGTCTCCTCCGGCTGGATCACGAGCCATGGCTTCGCGCTGAACGTCAGCACGGACCTCTCCTTCTTCGGCACCATCGTCCCGTGCGGCATCCGCGCCCACGGCGTCGGCTCCATCTCAGGCGAACTCGGCCGCCCCGTCCCCATGCCCGACGTTGAGGCCGCTGCCGTGCGCAGCTTCGAGCGCATCTTCGGAGCGGTAGCGCACCCCGGCTGA
- a CDS encoding type II toxin-antitoxin system VapC family toxin gives MIVADTNLIAYLLIAGPFTMDAQRVLEIDEEWLAPPLWQSEFLNVLWLSVRTRVLSHALADEAYSEAEVLVRTAERPIPQRALALAVASGCSPYDCEFVVLAQATGAPLVTNDQKVLAAFPGVAVSLRGFGG, from the coding sequence GTGATCGTCGCCGATACCAACCTGATCGCGTATTTGCTGATCGCGGGGCCGTTCACCATGGATGCGCAGCGGGTGCTGGAGATCGATGAGGAGTGGCTCGCTCCACCCCTCTGGCAGAGCGAGTTCCTGAACGTGCTCTGGCTCTCGGTCCGGACGCGAGTTCTCTCCCATGCTCTCGCGGACGAGGCCTATTCCGAGGCCGAAGTTCTGGTGCGCACCGCGGAGCGCCCCATCCCGCAGCGGGCGCTCGCACTCGCGGTCGCATCCGGGTGCTCGCCGTACGATTGCGAGTTCGTCGTGCTCGCGCAGGCCACGGGCGCGCCGCTCGTCACGAATGACCAGAAGGTGCTGGCGGCGTTTCCGGGTGTGGCGGTGTCGCTGCGCGGGTTCGGCGGATAG
- a CDS encoding alpha-ketoacid dehydrogenase subunit beta, whose amino-acid sequence MSTVVNEKPEAARMSEQGKPVTLLEAIREGIWEEMERDERVFLMGEDIGAYGGAFKVTEGMQQYFGAPRVIDTPISEIGFTGAAAGAAHVGMRPVIEMQFIDFISCAYDMITNYVATSRYRGSGPQPIVIRGPSGGYVRGGPFHSQNPEAAFFHTPGLKIVYPATARDAKGLIKAAIRDDDPVLFFEHKWLYRRPQLREVLPAEDYIVPIGKARTHREGKDLTIVTYAAMVHKSEEAAEILEKEDGLSVEIIDLRTLLPLDEDAILESVRKTNRLLVVHEDTRTGGIAGEIAMRVNEKAFEWLDAPILRVTALDAPIPYSPPLEDYFLPQTEDIVKAARHLANY is encoded by the coding sequence ATGTCGACCGTGGTCAACGAGAAGCCGGAAGCGGCCCGCATGTCCGAGCAGGGCAAGCCCGTCACCCTGCTGGAGGCGATCCGCGAGGGGATCTGGGAAGAGATGGAGCGCGACGAGCGCGTCTTCCTGATGGGCGAGGACATCGGGGCGTACGGCGGCGCCTTCAAGGTCACCGAGGGGATGCAGCAGTACTTCGGCGCCCCGCGCGTGATCGACACCCCCATCTCCGAGATCGGCTTCACGGGGGCGGCGGCCGGCGCGGCGCACGTGGGGATGCGCCCGGTGATTGAGATGCAGTTCATCGACTTCATCTCGTGCGCGTACGACATGATCACCAACTACGTGGCCACGTCGCGCTACCGGGGCTCCGGCCCGCAGCCCATCGTCATCCGCGGCCCGTCCGGCGGATACGTGCGCGGGGGCCCGTTCCACTCGCAGAACCCGGAAGCTGCTTTCTTTCACACGCCGGGCCTCAAGATCGTGTACCCGGCCACCGCGCGCGACGCCAAGGGCCTCATCAAGGCCGCCATCCGCGACGACGACCCGGTGCTCTTCTTCGAGCACAAGTGGCTGTACCGCCGCCCGCAGCTTCGCGAGGTGCTCCCGGCGGAGGACTACATCGTCCCCATCGGCAAGGCGCGCACGCACCGCGAGGGGAAGGACCTCACCATCGTCACCTACGCTGCGATGGTGCACAAGAGCGAGGAAGCGGCCGAGATCCTGGAAAAGGAGGACGGCCTGTCGGTGGAGATCATCGACCTGCGCACCCTCCTGCCGCTGGACGAGGACGCGATCCTGGAGTCGGTCAGGAAGACGAACCGCCTCCTGGTCGTCCACGAGGACACCCGCACCGGCGGCATCGCCGGCGAGATCGCGATGCGGGTGAACGAGAAGGCCTTCGAGTGGCTGGACGCGCCCATCCTGCGCGTCACGGCCCTCGACGCCCCCATCCCGTACTCCCCGCCGCTGGAGGACTACTTCCTCCCGCAGACGGAGGACATCGTGAAGGCGGCGCGGCACCTGGCGAACTACTAG
- a CDS encoding nucleotidyltransferase domain-containing protein → MTPYPDIRAFLTPRQLAAAREVVRRVRGEVDAELWRVFLFGSRARREARPDSDVDLLLVFKRLPPDREPQAGEAEDIAEEVAERSGVPVTVWSVSLPDLERGRRTPMLVDALDDGIPLWPEGGAPLHLPFTREDAVWCTGCLLDRVAEGGAEVPALLRVGDVEGAARRVRDDVVRLCTALLLLHGETRPRRGEAVRRIPSRDPVLRWAAEAWGPPGHEEDAPVPPPPGGFGAAFAVVERLRGEVVRGRGRLVERARSLRDHAVYYSPDRPIRAASGAGQTAPRSPRVQP, encoded by the coding sequence ATGACACCCTACCCGGACATCCGCGCATTCCTGACGCCGCGCCAGTTGGCCGCGGCGCGGGAGGTGGTGCGGCGGGTGAGGGGGGAGGTCGATGCGGAGCTGTGGCGCGTCTTCCTCTTCGGATCGCGGGCGAGGAGGGAGGCGCGGCCGGATTCCGACGTCGATCTGCTGCTGGTGTTCAAGCGGCTGCCGCCGGACAGGGAGCCGCAGGCGGGGGAGGCGGAGGACATCGCGGAGGAGGTGGCGGAGCGGAGCGGGGTGCCGGTGACGGTGTGGTCCGTGTCGCTGCCGGACCTGGAGCGCGGGCGCCGCACGCCGATGCTGGTGGACGCGCTGGACGACGGCATCCCGCTCTGGCCGGAGGGCGGCGCGCCGCTCCACCTTCCGTTCACCCGCGAGGACGCCGTGTGGTGCACCGGGTGCCTCCTGGACCGTGTGGCCGAGGGCGGCGCTGAAGTCCCCGCGCTCCTCCGCGTGGGCGACGTCGAGGGCGCGGCGCGGCGGGTGCGCGACGACGTGGTGCGGCTGTGCACCGCGCTGCTGCTCCTGCACGGCGAGACGCGGCCGAGGCGAGGGGAGGCGGTGCGACGCATTCCATCCCGCGATCCGGTGCTGCGCTGGGCGGCGGAGGCGTGGGGGCCGCCGGGGCACGAGGAGGACGCGCCCGTGCCGCCGCCGCCGGGGGGCTTCGGCGCGGCGTTCGCGGTGGTGGAGCGGCTGCGCGGTGAGGTCGTGCGCGGACGCGGCAGGCTGGTGGAGCGGGCGCGAAGCTTGCGGGATCATGCGGTGTATTACTCGCCGGACCGCCCCATCCGCGCAGCATCCGGAGCGGGCCAGACGGCACCTCGATCACCCCGAGTGCAACCATGA
- the mrdA gene encoding penicillin-binding protein 2: protein MKLIQTDGRQRRTLSAVFTVTFVLSILLTAFFQTQVVSGKQFAIRAEENRLRPIVIPAPRGTIVDRNGEVVATSLTAYSVAVLPGDSSVIRTTLRDLMPFLGLAEADVEDMMRRRNGRPHDLLEITNRATYSQAAAIEERRAAFPNLLVVERPQRYYPAGPAIGHMIGYVTEITKEQLELPEYKEAGYRQGRLIGQAGMEKQYELQLTGEDGARYVEVDAKGRVVNPTSSVGALAPKPGGQLKLTIDLALQQYVHEIFPDTMNGAVVAMVPSTGEILALYSNPTYDPNSFVGRIPPVLWKELNTDPRKPLLNRAINAIYPPASTWKLATAVMGVQRGLVTGTTHMPIACTGGMAYMGRYARCHYARGHGNLDLAHAIEKSCNVYFYQLGIRMGLETLLAEGTRMGFNRKTGIDIPGEVRPIFPRSVAALRRRQGHVAPSEIMSFAIGQGANSQTVINMAQFYAAMAGNGTGIAPHLVVNDENSKRQSIDLRLDTKGLESIWSGLQLVTEEDGTAVQSSLERYKLYGKTGTAQNKPNPDHGWFVGFAGVPGKEPEIVVATIVEFGLHGDAAAPLASKIANFYLDRKHGHPFDPIPTWGERIRAGRVWKFDPNGRTLTPPGGTPRPQPTERTIPGPG, encoded by the coding sequence ATGAAGCTGATCCAGACGGACGGGCGCCAGCGGCGTACGCTGTCGGCCGTGTTCACCGTGACGTTCGTGCTGAGCATCCTGCTCACCGCGTTCTTCCAGACGCAGGTGGTGAGCGGAAAGCAGTTCGCCATCCGCGCGGAGGAGAACCGGCTGCGGCCCATCGTGATCCCCGCGCCGCGCGGCACCATCGTGGACCGCAACGGCGAGGTGGTGGCCACCAGCCTGACCGCCTACTCCGTCGCCGTCCTCCCGGGCGACTCCAGCGTCATCCGCACCACGCTCCGCGACCTGATGCCCTTTCTGGGCCTCGCGGAGGCGGACGTGGAGGATATGATGCGGAGGCGCAACGGGCGCCCGCACGACCTGCTGGAGATCACCAACCGCGCCACGTACTCGCAGGCCGCCGCCATCGAGGAGCGCCGCGCCGCGTTCCCTAACCTCCTGGTGGTGGAGCGGCCGCAGCGCTACTACCCGGCTGGGCCGGCCATCGGCCACATGATCGGCTACGTGACCGAGATCACCAAGGAGCAGCTGGAGCTTCCCGAGTACAAGGAGGCCGGCTACCGGCAGGGGCGGCTGATCGGCCAGGCGGGGATGGAGAAGCAGTACGAGCTTCAGCTCACCGGCGAGGACGGCGCGCGCTACGTGGAGGTGGACGCCAAGGGGCGCGTGGTGAACCCCACTTCGTCCGTCGGCGCGCTGGCGCCCAAGCCGGGCGGGCAGCTCAAGCTTACCATCGACCTGGCGCTGCAGCAGTACGTGCACGAGATCTTCCCGGACACCATGAACGGCGCCGTGGTGGCGATGGTGCCGTCGACCGGCGAGATCCTGGCGCTGTACAGCAACCCGACGTACGACCCGAACTCCTTCGTGGGGCGCATTCCGCCGGTGCTGTGGAAGGAGCTGAACACCGACCCGCGCAAGCCGCTCCTCAACCGCGCCATCAACGCCATCTACCCGCCCGCATCCACCTGGAAGCTGGCGACGGCGGTGATGGGGGTGCAGCGCGGGCTGGTGACGGGCACCACGCACATGCCCATCGCGTGCACGGGCGGCATGGCGTACATGGGGCGCTACGCCCGATGCCACTACGCCCGCGGCCACGGAAACCTGGACCTGGCGCACGCCATCGAGAAGAGCTGCAACGTGTACTTCTACCAGCTCGGCATCCGCATGGGGCTGGAGACGCTACTGGCGGAAGGGACGCGGATGGGCTTCAACCGCAAGACCGGGATCGACATTCCGGGAGAGGTGCGGCCCATCTTCCCGCGCAGCGTGGCGGCCCTGCGCAGGCGGCAGGGGCACGTGGCGCCGTCGGAGATCATGAGCTTCGCCATCGGGCAGGGCGCCAACTCGCAGACGGTCATCAACATGGCGCAATTCTACGCCGCCATGGCGGGCAACGGCACCGGCATCGCCCCGCACCTGGTGGTCAACGACGAGAACTCGAAGCGCCAGTCGATCGACCTGCGGCTGGACACCAAGGGGCTGGAGTCAATCTGGAGCGGGCTGCAGCTGGTGACGGAGGAGGACGGCACGGCGGTGCAGAGCTCGCTGGAGCGCTACAAGCTCTACGGCAAGACGGGGACGGCGCAGAACAAGCCGAATCCGGACCACGGCTGGTTCGTGGGCTTCGCGGGCGTGCCCGGCAAGGAGCCGGAGATCGTGGTGGCGACCATCGTGGAGTTCGGCCTGCACGGCGACGCGGCGGCGCCGCTGGCGTCCAAGATCGCCAACTTCTACCTGGACCGGAAGCACGGGCACCCCTTCGACCCCATCCCCACCTGGGGCGAGCGGATCCGCGCGGGACGAGTGTGGAAGTTCGATCCGAACGGGCGCACGCTCACGCCTCCGGGCGGCACGCCCAGGCCGCAGCCGACCGAGCGCACCATCCCCGGACCGGGCTGA
- a CDS encoding dihydrolipoamide acetyltransferase family protein, with translation MARIEVPMPQMGESIAEGTVSVWLKKVGDKVERDEPIMEIATDKVDAEIPSPAAGILTEVVVQEGQTVEVGTIVAYIETDVNAAAGAAASAPAPAAAGEPAAGVPGETATTLPESSVGQPETGGGAGAPADGRSASEDPAPMAPAHDGGPETAEERLRRKSTPLVRKIAAEHGVEVSAVPGTGRAGRVTKDDILRFVEEKASAPVAAPSAQPATAGAAPAQQPPKRPAAPREDGEGFGWDEFYTRVEHPAVTAGPNDRVEPMSRITQIIAQNMVLSRRISPHVHSYFEVDYSRIDQVRAKSKRAWAEAGVKVTYTHFIAKAVAQALREHPKLNATISGTDVIYRADVNVGIAVAIENGLIVPVVRGADDLSLVGLARRINDLATRARNRQLKPEEIQGGTFTITNPGIFGTTIGFPIINQPQVAIMGVGGVEMRPAVVTDEFGSHAIVARKRGFISLGYDHRLVNGADGDQFLARVKELMESASENG, from the coding sequence ATGGCCCGTATCGAAGTCCCGATGCCCCAGATGGGCGAGTCCATCGCCGAGGGCACCGTGTCGGTGTGGCTCAAGAAGGTGGGCGACAAGGTGGAGCGCGACGAGCCCATCATGGAGATCGCCACCGACAAGGTGGACGCCGAGATCCCGTCCCCCGCGGCCGGCATCCTCACCGAGGTCGTGGTGCAGGAAGGCCAGACCGTGGAGGTGGGGACCATCGTCGCGTACATCGAGACGGACGTGAACGCGGCCGCCGGTGCCGCTGCTTCGGCCCCTGCGCCCGCCGCGGCGGGCGAGCCCGCGGCCGGCGTCCCCGGCGAGACGGCGACCACGCTCCCCGAGTCCTCCGTGGGCCAGCCGGAGACGGGCGGCGGCGCGGGGGCTCCCGCGGACGGCCGCTCGGCTTCCGAGGACCCGGCTCCAATGGCGCCCGCCCACGACGGCGGTCCCGAGACGGCGGAGGAGCGCCTGCGCCGCAAGAGCACGCCGCTCGTCCGCAAGATCGCCGCGGAGCACGGGGTGGAGGTCAGCGCCGTTCCCGGCACCGGGCGCGCGGGCCGCGTCACCAAGGACGACATACTGCGCTTCGTGGAGGAGAAGGCGTCGGCTCCGGTCGCCGCGCCCAGCGCGCAGCCCGCGACCGCTGGCGCCGCGCCGGCCCAGCAGCCGCCCAAGCGCCCCGCCGCGCCGCGCGAGGACGGCGAGGGCTTCGGATGGGACGAGTTCTACACGCGCGTGGAGCACCCGGCCGTCACCGCCGGGCCCAACGACCGCGTGGAGCCGATGAGCCGCATCACGCAGATCATCGCGCAGAACATGGTGCTCTCGCGGCGCATCTCGCCGCACGTGCACTCTTACTTCGAGGTGGACTACTCGCGGATCGACCAGGTGCGCGCCAAGTCGAAGCGCGCCTGGGCCGAGGCGGGGGTCAAGGTCACCTACACGCACTTCATCGCGAAGGCGGTGGCGCAGGCGCTGCGCGAGCATCCCAAGCTCAACGCCACCATCAGCGGCACGGACGTCATCTACCGCGCCGACGTGAACGTGGGGATCGCCGTGGCCATCGAGAACGGGCTGATCGTGCCCGTGGTGCGCGGCGCGGACGACCTGTCGCTCGTGGGGCTGGCGCGCCGCATCAACGACCTGGCGACGCGCGCGCGCAACCGCCAGCTCAAGCCGGAAGAGATCCAGGGCGGCACCTTCACCATCACCAACCCGGGAATCTTTGGCACCACCATCGGCTTCCCCATCATCAACCAGCCGCAGGTGGCCATCATGGGCGTCGGCGGCGTGGAGATGCGCCCGGCCGTGGTGACGGACGAGTTCGGAAGCCACGCGATCGTCGCCCGCAAGCGCGGCTTCATCTCCCTCGGCTACGACCACCGCCTGGTCAACGGCGCGGACGGCGACCAGTTCCTCGCCCGCGTCAAGGAGCTGATGGAGAGCGCCAGCGAGAACGGCTGA
- a CDS encoding NAD-dependent protein deacetylase, protein MEAESMIVTSQTPALEPMLDLLRGRRIVVLAGAGCSTESGIPDYRSPENIQRTRTPIQYQEFVRSEAARVRYWARSTAGWARIASARPNAAHHALARLEEGGLVRGIITQNVDGLHQEAGSRRVVELHGSLAWVRCLSCGRVTPRDEHQERLRSLNGEWMDRLRGIEVAPDGDADLSASVVESFRVPACEACGGVVKPDVVFFGENVPAERVQDAWSLFEEGDVLLVAGSSLTVYSGRRFIYRAEKEGVPIAIINIGPTRADDLAAAKVEGRLGSVLPGIADALVLAS, encoded by the coding sequence GTGGAAGCTGAATCGATGATCGTCACCTCGCAGACACCCGCGCTGGAACCCATGCTCGACCTGCTCCGCGGCCGGCGCATCGTGGTGCTGGCGGGGGCGGGGTGCAGCACGGAATCCGGCATCCCCGACTACCGGAGCCCGGAGAACATCCAGCGCACCCGCACCCCCATCCAGTACCAGGAGTTCGTGCGCAGTGAGGCGGCGCGCGTGCGCTACTGGGCGCGCAGCACGGCCGGCTGGGCCCGCATCGCCTCCGCGCGGCCGAACGCGGCGCACCACGCGCTGGCGCGGCTGGAAGAGGGCGGCCTCGTGCGCGGGATCATCACCCAGAACGTGGACGGGCTCCACCAGGAAGCCGGCAGCCGGCGCGTGGTGGAGCTGCACGGCTCGCTGGCGTGGGTGCGCTGCCTGTCGTGCGGCCGCGTCACCCCGCGCGACGAGCACCAGGAGCGGCTTCGGTCGCTGAACGGGGAGTGGATGGACCGGCTGCGCGGAATCGAGGTGGCGCCCGATGGCGACGCGGATCTTTCCGCATCGGTGGTGGAGAGCTTCCGCGTTCCCGCGTGCGAGGCGTGCGGCGGCGTGGTGAAGCCGGATGTCGTCTTCTTTGGCGAGAACGTCCCTGCGGAGCGCGTGCAGGACGCATGGAGCCTCTTCGAAGAGGGCGACGTCCTCCTGGTGGCCGGTTCGTCGCTCACCGTCTACTCCGGGCGCCGCTTCATCTACCGCGCCGAGAAGGAGGGCGTCCCCATCGCCATCATCAACATCGGTCCCACCCGCGCCGATGACCTCGCCGCCGCCAAGGTGGAGGGGAGGCTCGGGAGCGTGCTTCCCGGCATCGCGGACGCGCTGGTGCTTGCTAGCTAG